agtaacttattttttaatgcTGAAATAAGTATAAATACAGGTAAtcacaatatatatataaataacattATTGATTATATATCTGAGATAATAAGAAATCATATGAAGGAAAATAAGATAgattataattttgatttttacaatattcatttattaaacaacgatacatttaataatatgatatatattataaagaCTTTGCCTTTGTACAAATATACGGAGGAAGATTTAATATTCAAAGATTTATatagtataaataatgagcataatttaaattatagttttataataatgaatgatataaatttgTACAAGTATTTTTCTCTCtatatgtttttaatatattataaatatagatTTGTGAGGGGAACATTGAAAAACATAATTAGAAAAATGAATGaggaatatttttttttgacaTTGGAGCATGTAagtgatgatgatgatgataataaggACACGTGTAATAAAGAACGTACGAAGgataataattcaaataaatattataatgatgataaaaatagtGGCACATATTTTAATAGTAATTATTTCGATTTTGATTTTGGAAgagataaagaaaataatttgtCTATGGAAGATCTTATACAAGAATATTTTACACATAAAGAAAGATATAAAGATGCCTTTTGTAAGGATAACAATGATATAGAAAAGTTTGAATATATTGtagataatttaaaaaataaggatcaaaatttttttctcaagtatatgatgataaacattttacatccttattcaaataatttgaaaagaaaattaatGTGGATgataaaagaatatatcCATGTAGCAACATTTAATGATAATGTGATACagtttttcttttatagttgttttataaatttattttattttgagAAGCATATAAAGTTAAATTCATTTGAAACATTGATTCATTtgatgtatatatatggtaTTCCTagtaaaatattatataatgattttCGAGAGGttttgatatttttatttttccaattattaatattgtttataaaaaaggaagCGGATAGTATTGACAGCTTGGTATATGAAGATAATAGGGctgttattttattttctaattATGAAAAGATGAATTTGTTGAGATTATTGAAGGGTAACTTGGTAAAAGAAGTGAGAGACAATGGCGAGAgaaatgatgaaaataatgataataataataataataataataatgataataatattaatcaTTGTGTTTCTAATAATTTCTTGGAATGCCTgtacaataaaaataactCCTTTAGCGATAATTTCATTAATGATGTTATATGTaagaatttttatttttatttttatttggaAAAGTTAGAAGAGAATAATTTGAATCGCTTTTTGAAATTTATctctttattttatcaaaaCGAAATAAACAATAACATTTTCTTATTCATCAATTTGTTAAATGAGTCGTTGTTAGATATGATTGATATAAGAATTCAAGGAAAGGATGAGGagtataattttttaagaatattgaaatttttttctttttttttggaacattataaaaatactTGTAGTACTCAAGATGTGTTGattgtaaaaatattgcagaatgaaaattttattatatatttcaagagtattatattgaatataataaaaaaaaattcaaaaaataaaaataaggGGACTTTAATAGGAAAAGAAAAGcattgttatatattacatgatgaaatattaaatcagatatattatatattatatatatttacaaaaaaatcattatttaattataaaatattttggTTCTATTTTAAATATGCTGTTGCATGTATATCTAACGATTTAAACTTCTTCCGTATAGAAGAGTATATCAACATAGAAGAGAAGTTATATAATGTGccaatatatatttttcaatttttcAATAATTTGATAAGGAGggatattttatatgtttttgtttctttAGCAATTCATGAACCATTTGAATCGAATGATTTTCCGCTATCGTTAATTGAAATATTACGAAAGGTaagtttattatatttagtGGTATCCGCTGAGAATATGAATGAACAAACCTTTTGTTATAACAGCACAGTGGAGATAAATggattatatttatataacaatatattatcttatCTTGTCATGTTATTGATAAGgcataatatattttttaccTATCCCTTGTGGTTTGAATTGAATAGATCTTATGAAATAATACAAGAGGGAACTGTCGTAAGAGACCTAGACGAGTGTGTATcaaattattcatttaGGAAATATGGTCATGCTATGGAAGGGACTGATGTTGGTAGTAAATTGTGTTTAGTAAATGATGGTTTGGGGGAAGGATCAAAGCAATTTGGATTTTATGACATTAAAATGGTGGAGAGAAGTGCGCAAAAAAAGTTGCATGATGTGGAGTATGTGAATAATATGGATGAGAAGAAAGATGTGGAGTATCCTTTACCAAATAAGAGAAGTGAATTGAAGGGTAATCCAAATGAATCATACAAAAGTAGTGTACATTCGGATGTATGTGAAgacatattattttatagaGAGATGAAGACTTATTTTATCGAAAGGAAGAAGAGTGGATATGGTATGAAACGTGAGAAGagaaataatgaaataGGCGTTAGTACTGATGATGTAAATAAGAGTACATTGGATAgtgatgatgatatatatgataatacaGATGATAACAcgaattataatattaaaaataatatgtttaataataaagatgtaaatataaataataaggaaatggaattattaaataatattgagGATACAAAAATTGCtgaattaataaatacgctatatttcaatatatttctattgAAAGATAAAAAGGAGGAACATATtagaaaattattaaaaattttgaaatatataaatgatcattttttattttataattgtCAGAATGAATATGagatatatatgattaatCTTATGATTCAGAAAAAGAGGTATATATATCAGTCCTTTTctatgtatgtatttttgGATATACaacatttttttgatattttGGTGAAggataatatttttgataGTGTGATAGATGATTGGATAAATgacatattttatatatatcagAATTCGGAtgatttaaaatatttccTATTCGCCTTTTCAAATATGTTGATATATCTTTgtttatatgaaaatataaagaaaaaaagggacgaggaaaataataaatttggtgtgaataatatgaacgaaaatatatgtacaaaGGAGGAGAAGGATTCCATGGAGATGTGGAACGAGATGGAAGATGAGTATTTActtccatttttttttttcttaaagAATAAAAGGAATGGTATAAATAgtgattatataaataataatagtaataaattatttgaGGAGATATTGAAAAAGGATATGATACGgtttgataatataaatgaatatgcTACAAACAAATTGAGAGAGAAGATAAGCAGAATTATTAATGCTTTAGTAAATATTGTTTTGATATTACCTATACCTTACGAGGAAGAGATGAAagtatttaataaaaatttattgaGAAGGTTAGCTCCGATATGTGGAGAAagagaaaatataaaagataataatttgCTTAAGCTTAACAGTACTAATAGTAACATAATTAATGGGAATAAATGTGCtttgaataatatacaGTTTGATGATTtaattcaaaatatattatttatgcatttaaataattacgagcaaaaattttatgagcgaaataataaagaagagCAACAAATGAACAAGTCCTATTATTACAACGTagtacatataaataaattcGATGAATTAAAACTTCATGGCAAAAAGGTTTctatacattattattttcacaATAAGTCGAATGAAGAATTTATAGATAAGTTAACATCTGAATGTAattgtaattattttaaaatatcgttttatttgaaaaaagCATTTTCTTTGTTAACTCAAGGAAGTTTTACAAATGATGATTTGATTAATATTATCGGTTGTTCCGATAagtattataattttataaatataataagtatggatatataatatgtatcTTTTTTGAGTTTATCCGATATAAACAAGGGTGATTGATGTTGTGCTTGGAAAATTATAAGCATATTGATTAGTCAACTGGGGttataacaataaaaaaaaaaaaaaaaaaaaaaaaaaaaaaaaaaaaaaaataNNNNNNNNNNNNNNNNNNNNNNNNNNNNNNNNNNNNNNNNNNNNNNNNNNNNNNNNNNNNNNNNNNNNNNNNNNNNNNNNNNNNNNNNNNNNNNNNNNNNNNNNNNNNNNNNNNNNNNNNNNNNNNNNNNNNNNNNNNNNNNNNNNNNNNNNNNNNNNNNNNNNNNNNNNNNNNNNNNNNNNNNNNNNNNNNNNNNNNNNNNNNNNNNNNNNNNNNNNNNNNNNNNNNNNNNNNNNNNNNNNNNNNNNNNNNNNNNNNNNNNNNNNNNNNNNNNNNNNNNNNNNNNNNNNNNNNNNNNNNNNNNNNNNNNNNNNNNNNNNNNNNNNNNNNNNNNNNNNNNNNNNNNNNNNNNNNNNNNNNNNNNNNNNNNNNNNNNNNNNNNNNNNNNNNNNNNNNNNaaaaaaaaaaaaaaaaaaaatataattttttttttttttttttaaattttttttttttttattttttttttttttttttttttttttttttttttttttttttttgtgtatGTGTGcgtatatatatatttatatcttaaAAAGAGCTATATATTCTCACGAACGTTTCGTtcaaattaaataatttgttaaatatatagtagaaaggaataaaaatatgaaccataatttgtataataattcataGGTATGTATTACAATAGTTTGGTGTATAAATACAAGTTTCCATTCTTTcgtttttctttttttaaataaaagaatgCAACGcgaattttttaaaacatatgATATCATTTTAGTATTAATAAGgagaaaatatatcatttttgttggttttttttttttattttttattttattatttatttattttttttttttttgtgttaaaaattatatattttatgattattttatgattattttttgtttgtaCTTTTATACtgatatataattgttGTTATGTTAAAATATACGTGTCTacaataatttattttctgTTAAAAGGTTAAcaaattttttgtttcacatttggaaatatatatatattgtatatatatatatatatatatatatatatatatatatatatgtatatatatttttttttttttttttttttttttttttttttttttttttttttctttttttttttatatatatatgatgagTTGTAATATAAAGAAGCGCTCGTGTGATGTGAATAAATCTGAGGGAgatgaaaaatattgtaGTAAGACAAAAAACAAATCTGTTTGTAGATACATATCAAATGGaggaaataataatatgttgAAGAGAAGAAAATGTAATGTTGTGGGAGAGAAAGAAAAGTATGATGAGCAAATATTTATGGAGATAAAAAATTTGTATAcgaatgataatataactaatgataatataactaatgataatataactaaagataatataactaatgatatgaatacagaatataataattataatgatagATTATGTATATCCTTCAATGATGTTGTATCATGTGATGGGAATAACAAAGATGATAACTTTTGCTGcaacatattatatgaagaaaTGCATAAAAAGGAAGATGAGAATAATGTTTATAcaaatgaagataataatttatgtacaagtaatatattatgtaatgagaaaaaaaatattatatttaaaaaaagaacaaaagATAATTTATACGAGAAGGTGCATTCTAAAtcttataataattctttaaaaaagaataaaataagaagaTTATTAAATGAGGAATATTTTAGAAAATATTCTCATGAAATGGATGTATATAACACAAAAGATTATTgtataaatgaagaaaaaaaaaatatatataattattatagtGTTGATAAAATTTTTGAAATACCATCtgattataaaaataaagataagGGGTATAACAATATGGAAAGGATCAAAAGTAATAAAAgcaatataaataataggATAGAGagaaatttaaaaaaatgtaacaATAATATGGAAAAGGAAAAGGATGAcgcatttttttttaaatgttcTGATAATAAACAATTATGTGAAGTATTATTAGATAAAGAGAATCATTTTGATGAAGAGCAGAAATGTAAAATaggaaatataaatgacaataatttaaatggaaatataataaaatatagg
The genomic region above belongs to Plasmodium reichenowi strain SY57 chromosome 13, whole genome shotgun sequence and contains:
- a CDS encoding hypothetical protein (conserved Plasmodium protein, unknown function) — encoded protein: MDRLIQINNTLFIDLNNNNEKIDGTENFNLFHINEDEYILNKDGNNIEIEYKFEIKRCVNIFVNLLKDQNVEYDIYKKMVDSNINIIKMIQAINNYELKTEQFHSTRLMMIIYLKNYLYEFINTYLKDIISTYEKNKYKKEINNFNNLIYTKNDKTIRKEDNGFYSNEAPHVLNKNEENKNIMMSTQCVENSFSFISFLRKGIFDYYSLIENIENKSKSIGIEEWIYLKERIFSLIKNACVINTNLSNNINERHMDFFEEINRNMYKSYKKYNSIIEMKNFNECLYFIDIFFNIFLVDYPYKWDNLLEDLFNNFNFISIIKLDDFSNILNKDYNTTMNYVMKIINNMNISNSDIQYMENEEKCNMYKMVIHYSKFYLLMLLINKIVKKYIPATNELDSYSNIYYNYFSSNINTSNKNLLEKENDYHMLNIPCENLLVGYKDIIKLYFPFFNRFLYYLLHQESNIYIIFIIEMIVKCIYKLLLCDLCILSEEVINEHERLFINIMKVLEINLSEYVNKIYFMNIEKSSNSESISVSKIFEEYSYENINEVMNNDEDNNIDRLFLKILLKSKKWCLKILNIFLYRSIHFDEMNDTWKIFLKHFEDKYIIFLEKITLLILKIMMNTTYSDDERNNINGLFSYIKYVINYTDYIKYADKSLSLALNYVCMIISLDHLKGFIYQNVLSSIFLNCLFIHIDNITHIECIDNFQVYQTRHKEEKKLCDNLKFEKYIICFEKHAIFRNYLLSCYDDSSCKSILKKYINYIIYLFCELLCKYFYDIIFYLDEKIEENLKLYLLYQNVYMNILYPEMYIKKDMNFLDDEQISINTYKKSNLFFNAEISINTGNHNIYINNIIDYISEIIRNHMKENKIDYNFDFYNIHLLNNDTFNNMIYIIKTLPLYKYTEEDLIFKDLYSINNEHNLNYSFIIMNDINLYKYFSLYMFLIYYKYRFVRGTLKNIIRKMNEEYFFLTLEHVSDDDDDNKDTCNKERTKDNNSNKYYNDDKNSGTYFNSNYFDFDFGRDKENNLSMEDLIQEYFTHKERYKDAFCKDNNDIEKFEYIVDNLKNKDQNFFLKYMMINILHPYSNNLKRKLMWMIKEYIHVATFNDNVIQFFFYSCFINLFYFEKHIKLNSFETLIHLMYIYGIPSKILYNDFREVLIFLFFQLLILFIKKEADSIDSLVYEDNRAVILFSNYEKMNLLRLLKGNLVKEVRDNGERNDENNDNNNNNNNNDNNINHCVSNNFLECLYNKNNSFSDNFINDVICKNFYFYFYLEKLEENNLNRFLKFISLFYQNEINNNIFLFINLLNESLLDMIDIRIQGKDEEYNFLRILKFFSFFLEHYKNTCSTQDVLIVKILQNENFIIYFKSIILNIIKKNSKNKNKGTLIGKEKHCYILHDEILNQIYYILYIFTKKSLFNYKIFWFYFKYAVACISNDLNFFRIEEYINIEEKLYNVPIYIFQFFNNLIRRDILYVFVSLAIHEPFESNDFPLSLIEILRKVSLLYLVVSAENMNEQTFCYNSTVEINGLYLYNNILSYLVMLLIRHNIFFTYPLWFELNRSYEIIQEGTVVRDLDECVSNYSFRKYGHAMEGTDVGSKLCLVNDGLGEGSKQFGFYDIKMVERSAQKKLHDVEYVNNMDEKKDVEYPLPNKRSELKGNPNESYKSSVHSDVCEDILFYREMKTYFIERKKSGYGMKREKRNNEIGVSTDDVNKSTLDSDDDIYDNTDDNTNYNIKNNMFNNKDVNINNKEMELLNNIEDTKIAELINTLYFNIFLLKDKKEEHIRKLLKILKYINDHFLFYNCQNEYEIYMINLMIQKKRYIYQSFSMYVFLDIQHFFDILVKDNIFDSVIDDWINDIFYIYQNSDDLKYFLFAFSNMLIYLCLYENIKKKRDEENNKFGVNNMNENICTKEEKDSMEMWNEMEDEYLLPFFFFLKNKRNGINSDYINNNSNKLFEEILKKDMIRFDNINEYATNKLREKISRIINALVNIVLILPIPYEEEMKVFNKNLLRRLAPICGERENIKDNNLLKLNSTNSNIINGNKCALNNIQFDDLIQNILFMHLNNYEQKFYERNNKEEQQMNKSYYYNVVHINKFDELKLHGKKVSIHYYFHNKSNEEFIDKLTSECNCNYFKISFYLKKAFSLLTQGSFTNDDLINIIGCSDKYYNFINIISMDI